A window of Citrus sinensis cultivar Valencia sweet orange chromosome 7, DVS_A1.0, whole genome shotgun sequence contains these coding sequences:
- the LOC102625097 gene encoding thionin-like protein 2: MLFSSHILLQRIQKLRKMEKQQVLKFIVMVSIMLGLLVGQPTADGTWDCYEDCFYDCVTGGLGIILQPTACHIKCAKQCAFGGTSLESRNDPQSFCKLGCVTSKCTKLDTKEKPGEKKGESCVDSCSKTCTKL, encoded by the exons ATGTTATTTTCATCACATATTCTCTTGCaaagaattcaaaaattaagaaaaatggagaaacagcAAGTTCTTAAGTTCATTGTAATGGTTTCAATCATGTTGGGGCTTCTCGTTGGACAGCCTACAGCTGATGGTACTTGGGATTGCTACGAGGATTGCTTCTATGATTGTGTAACAGGGGGACTTGGCATAATTCTGCAGCCTACTGCATGTCACATTAAGTGCGCGAAACAGTGCGCATTTGGAGGAACCTCTTTAGAATCTAGGAATGACCCCCAGTCCTTCTGCAAGCTTGGCTGTGTTACTTCAAAGTGCACCAAGCTGGACACCAAAGAGAAAcctg GGGAAAAGAAAGGTGAAAGCTGTGTGGATTCCTGCTCAAAGACATGCACCAagctataa